The Synechococcus sp. CC9605 sequence GTCAACCTTCGGGATTCACAAAGGGCAGAAGGGCAACGATGCGGGCACGCTTGACAGCGTTGGTGAGATCGCGCTGCTGCTTGGCGGTGAGGCCGGTGAGGCGACGGGGAAGGATCTTGCCGCGTTCAGTGATGAACTTCTTGAGAAGATCCACATCCTTGTAATCGATGGGATCACCGGGCTTGATCGGCGAAAGACGCTTCTTGAAGAAGGAGCTGGACATGACTCAGGAACGGATGGAGGAAAGACGGACCTGCAAGGTCACTTGATCTCCTTATGGATCGTGGACTTGTTGCAGTGGGGACAGAACTTTTTGATCTCCAGCCGTTCGGTGGTGTTCCGGCGGTTCTTTTCCGTCGTGTAGCGAGACACGCCGGGTGAACGCTTGGCGGGATTGGACCGGCATTCGGTGCACTCGAGAGTGATCACGATCCGGACGCCCTTGTTCTTGGCCATAAAGGACGTTGCGCCGCAGGTGCGAAGCGAATTGACAAACATCGAGCTTACCCCCTGACCCGACATGCCCTGGGCTGCTCTTCCAAGGGGACTTCCTAGGATCGCGCGCTGTCTGGCTTAGATCCGATGCGGGTATCCATCTCCTGGCTGAAGCAGCTGGTCCAGGTGAATGAGTCCGTGGACGATCTCTCTGAGCGTCTGTCGATGGCAGGCTTTGAGGTGGACGACGTCGATGACCTCAGCGCCCGGGCCCAAGGCGTGGTGGTTGGCAATGTGCTGGAACGAGAGAAACACCCGAACGCCGACAAGCTGAGCGTTTGCAAGGTGGATGTCGGAGCTCAGGCCCCGATCCAGATCGTTTGTGGTGCCAGCAACGTTCGTTCCGGGATCCATGTTCCGGTGGCCATGGTCGGAGCCACCCTCCCCGCCGTGGGATTGACGATCAAAGCCGGCGAGTTGCGGGGTGTGGCCAGCAACGGAATGATCTGCTCCCTGACCGAGCTGGGTCTGACGGAGCAATCCGACGGCATCGCAATCCTGGATGAGCTGGATGAATCCTTGCCGCCCAACGGGTCGCCTGTGGCGCCCCTGCTGGGTCTCGACGACACCGTTTTGGAGCTGGCCATCACCGCCAATCGCCCCGACGGCCTCTCGATGGTGGGTATCGCTCGCGAGGTGGCGGCCTTGACCGGTGGCAGCTTGAGCCTGCCCGAGCTGGATCTGGATCCCAGCACCAGTCCGCTGACCACAGAACTGGACGGCTGCTTCTACACGATCACCAGGATTGAGGGTGTGGACGGCTCAAAGCCCTCACCCACCTGGTTGCAGCAGCGCCTTGAGCGAGGTGGCGTAAACAGCGTCAATGCGGTGGTTGACGTCACCAATCTGGTGATGCTGGAACAGGGGCAGCCCCTCCACGCCTTTGATGCCGATGCGCTGGAACAACTGACCGGGCAACCGGTGGACGCCAAGAGTTTTGCGGTCCGTTCCGCCCGCGATGGGGAAATCTTCGTCGGTCTGGATGATCAGAAGCGAACCCTCGACAGCCGTGTGCAGGTCGTCACCTGCCATGACCGGCCTGTCGCCGTCGCAGGTGTGATGGGGAGTCTCGAGAGTGGGGTGACCGCCAGCACCCGGAACATCTGGCTGGAATCCGCCCTGTTTGCTCCGCCGCGGGTTCGCCATTCCGCCCGGGCCTTGGGCTTGCGCACCGATGCCAGCAGCCGTTTCGAGAAAGGGTTGCCTGTGGAAATGACCCTGCCCTGTTCGGCCCGTGCTTCGGCCTTGTTGAGTCAGGAGTTTTCCTGCTCTGAAAGCGGCCGTTGGGTGGGCGGCAGCGGTCCTGCAGAAGCGGGACCGGTGCTGTTGCGGCGCAGTGCCCTGCATCAACTGCTTGGCCCCCTCGATGCTGCCGATGGACCGGAGGATCTGGATGACACCAGCATCGAAAACTGCCTGACAGCCCTCGGTTGCCAGCTCTCAGCCCATGAACAGGGTTGGGAGGTGATGGCGCCCCCATCGAGACGGCAAGACCTGCAGCGTGAAGTTGATCTGATCGAGGAAGTGGCTCGTCTTGTGGGCTTCGACCGATTCGGGGCTCATCTGCCGGATCCGCTGGAGCCCGGGGCACTCACACCGCGCCAGCAGGCGGAACGGCGTCTGCGGCAGCTGTTCTGTGCAACAGGGCTGCAGGAGGTCACCACCCTGTCTCTCGTTCCGGCTTCCGAGCAGGAGCAGCGCATCGCCATCAGCAATCCGTTGTTGGCCGACACAAGCCATCTGCGCACCAACCTCTGGGAAGAACACCTGCAGATCTGTGTTCGCAATCTGAAGGCATCGCAGCGGGGTTGCTCCGTCTTTGAGATCGGCAACACCTACAGCGGCTCCCCGGAGGCCGTCAGCCAGAAAGCGGTTCTGGCTGGTGTGATCTGCGGAGATCGACGCCTCTCCACCTGGGCAACCAGTGGCAAACCCCAGGCACCCGACTATTTCCAGGCCCGTGGTGTTCTCACCCGGGTGATGGAGGCCCTGCAGCTGGAGCTGTCCGACCGTCGCCTGACAGATGACGCACGACTGCATCCAGGTCGGGCCGCCACCCTGGTGTTGGAGGGACGCCCATTGGGCTGTTTCGGACAACTGCACCCAGCTATGGCTGAGGAGCTCGATCTTCCTGAAGCCACCTATCTATTCGAGCTCGACCTTGCGAGACTGCTGGATGCCGCCACCCGCAGCAACCGCTGGACGCCGTCCTTCAAACCCTACCCAACCGTGCCGTTCAGCGAGCGGGATCTTGCCGTCATCGTTGACCGATCCAGTGCCGCTACCGATCTGATCCAAGCCATCCGCAAGGCGGGCAAACCTCTTCTGGAGCAGGTGGAACTGGTGGATCGCTTTGAGGGCGAGCAG is a genomic window containing:
- the rpsR gene encoding 30S ribosomal protein S18, yielding MSSSFFKKRLSPIKPGDPIDYKDVDLLKKFITERGKILPRRLTGLTAKQQRDLTNAVKRARIVALLPFVNPEG
- the rpmG gene encoding 50S ribosomal protein L33; amino-acid sequence: MAKNKGVRIVITLECTECRSNPAKRSPGVSRYTTEKNRRNTTERLEIKKFCPHCNKSTIHKEIK
- the pheT gene encoding phenylalanine--tRNA ligase subunit beta; this encodes MRVSISWLKQLVQVNESVDDLSERLSMAGFEVDDVDDLSARAQGVVVGNVLEREKHPNADKLSVCKVDVGAQAPIQIVCGASNVRSGIHVPVAMVGATLPAVGLTIKAGELRGVASNGMICSLTELGLTEQSDGIAILDELDESLPPNGSPVAPLLGLDDTVLELAITANRPDGLSMVGIAREVAALTGGSLSLPELDLDPSTSPLTTELDGCFYTITRIEGVDGSKPSPTWLQQRLERGGVNSVNAVVDVTNLVMLEQGQPLHAFDADALEQLTGQPVDAKSFAVRSARDGEIFVGLDDQKRTLDSRVQVVTCHDRPVAVAGVMGSLESGVTASTRNIWLESALFAPPRVRHSARALGLRTDASSRFEKGLPVEMTLPCSARASALLSQEFSCSESGRWVGGSGPAEAGPVLLRRSALHQLLGPLDAADGPEDLDDTSIENCLTALGCQLSAHEQGWEVMAPPSRRQDLQREVDLIEEVARLVGFDRFGAHLPDPLEPGALTPRQQAERRLRQLFCATGLQEVTTLSLVPASEQEQRIAISNPLLADTSHLRTNLWEEHLQICVRNLKASQRGCSVFEIGNTYSGSPEAVSQKAVLAGVICGDRRLSTWATSGKPQAPDYFQARGVLTRVMEALQLELSDRRLTDDARLHPGRAATLVLEGRPLGCFGQLHPAMAEELDLPEATYLFELDLARLLDAATRSNRWTPSFKPYPTVPFSERDLAVIVDRSSAATDLIQAIRKAGKPLLEQVELVDRFEGEQLGDNKVSQAFRLRYRGKNETLTDDKIQPVHDKVRAALSKQFQAELRS